One region of Mucilaginibacter gotjawali genomic DNA includes:
- a CDS encoding DUF1015 family protein: MAIIKPFKPIRPNPFFVDQLVFTKPQAESVSGHRVLPLKTLLEENARLRPETPEGQEQAYQDIRENLRLLLAGGQLWEEKTAGYYVYEVVHRGYLQTGIWALTALTTDAVQNIRLHELTFADSVRRIRNYREHTGLEGSPILLAYPAVQHVNAMIEQVKAEQPKSSLGNQHGLHRLWKIEETGMQQALADAFSKIPTVYLADGHHRLEAAALSPFKHISSLYMGYDQLRIEPYDRIVIPDRAVSIVELFGFLRNDFYLQEVTGNLPVRPRHPGNFGMCINGEWYHLKARDHSAFADAAILQERVLAPFFGISDPKTDSRLKCAGGEKALEEIGAIFQAHPGAIAFTLCPLSVAELVRAADAGRVLPPKSTWIVPKIPYGLLIHNIEKI; this comes from the coding sequence ATGGCGATAATTAAACCCTTTAAACCGATCCGTCCCAATCCATTTTTTGTGGACCAGTTGGTATTTACAAAGCCTCAGGCAGAGTCTGTGTCGGGACACAGGGTACTACCATTAAAGACCCTTCTGGAAGAAAATGCAAGATTGAGGCCGGAGACCCCGGAAGGGCAGGAGCAGGCCTACCAGGATATCCGGGAGAACCTAAGGCTATTGCTGGCAGGTGGCCAGCTATGGGAGGAAAAAACGGCGGGATACTATGTCTACGAAGTGGTCCACAGGGGTTACCTGCAAACCGGTATCTGGGCGCTGACTGCCCTGACAACAGATGCTGTGCAGAACATCCGCCTGCATGAACTGACATTTGCCGATAGCGTGCGCCGGATCAGGAACTACAGGGAGCATACGGGCCTGGAGGGGAGCCCGATTTTGTTGGCTTATCCGGCTGTTCAGCATGTCAATGCGATGATAGAGCAGGTAAAAGCTGAACAGCCAAAATCCAGCCTGGGTAACCAGCATGGTCTTCACCGTCTGTGGAAGATTGAAGAGACGGGGATGCAACAAGCACTGGCAGACGCCTTCTCGAAAATCCCAACCGTATATCTTGCTGATGGACATCACCGGCTGGAAGCGGCTGCTTTATCGCCATTTAAACATATCTCGTCGCTGTATATGGGCTATGACCAGCTGAGGATTGAACCTTACGATCGCATTGTGATCCCCGACAGGGCTGTGAGTATTGTAGAGCTTTTCGGTTTTTTAAGAAACGATTTTTACCTGCAGGAAGTAACGGGGAATCTGCCGGTGCGCCCCCGCCATCCCGGCAATTTCGGGATGTGCATAAACGGCGAGTGGTATCATCTGAAGGCCAGAGATCATTCGGCTTTTGCTGACGCAGCAATATTGCAGGAGCGTGTGCTGGCTCCATTTTTTGGTATCAGTGACCCGAAAACAGACAGCCGTTTGAAATGCGCCGGTGGTGAAAAAGCGCTGGAGGAAATTGGTGCAATCTTCCAGGCGCACCCCGGGGCAATTGCTTTCACGCTTTGCCCATTATCGGTTGCCGAACTGGTCAGGGCAGCTGATGCAGGTCGGGTGTTGCCGCCAAAATCCACCTGGATCGTGCCAAAAATCCCTTATGGTTTGTTGATACATAACATTGAAAAAATATGA
- a CDS encoding outer membrane beta-barrel protein: MILLIEVSNAAIAQSAITLKGLITGSETKKTLPKASLQLDQNGRRLLNTVSNDTGRFAFNGLRPGKYQVITSYLGFKSDTQSVVIKRDTQVFICLQSESKQLGEVKIKAPITPMRINGDTVNYNALAFPTKPYATVEDLLKILPGVEVDNDGNVTVNGQRVEKIMIGGRAFYIDDLRKGTQSLPADIIAHVQVFDSQSDIARLTGVKDLNHTKTINLELKDDKKNGFAGKVYGGAGNDGGYAAGGDINGISPSRLLFLGASANNINNQFNGTENNLRGGIAGKQQSADLNFNFRDDFNKKLTLQLTGMYSDDQINQLNSSDQQNFLTDSSQLQQQINQTKSNRAMLNIGMNLTYKPNEHNYIVYNFYYLPTRSSQNSQNSSGVTTQKADTAYTASRGNNGNSSVYNGYSVNNSLMIIHQFSKTGGSLTLSFNQSSGVNNQQTHIDNLIYTFNPAMTEVTDQKQFDPVRNENYNALIQYSKPLSKTTGFNINYNWNDDVNMSNQRAYGYNPQNGLYDIPDTLTTNNFMNKTSRQQLVVGLGGGSSKSGSVLNYTVSLAALEASQQDDNLATGVSLNRTYMNWNPQATFAYQNKGRMLRITYSGQSNSPTIQQLKPLPDLSNPYLVNIGNPALGQSFDHNVNGEYLFVNAGNATNFQFDWNADLTQHAITASTTTLPGGIRQVTFVNINGVYHINAGASYGFPLLSPDNGTASIKANLLYGHDKSILNGDANTTQQTGVNGEFKINYHAGKWLFIESEASLNYTGNHYSLPNVAASKTLQQNYGLDINGTLPWTIMTGLKLSRQFDHTKGLPDQQNNLLTAFISKGIFRGGAGQLRLSGLNLLNAKAAINEAIGSNYILISRTNIPQRLLLLSLVYNFSEFFKGKA, translated from the coding sequence ATGATATTACTTATAGAAGTTTCAAACGCTGCGATTGCCCAGTCTGCTATAACGCTTAAGGGCTTAATAACAGGGTCAGAAACAAAAAAAACTTTACCGAAAGCAAGCCTTCAGCTGGACCAAAATGGGCGGCGCCTGCTTAATACTGTAAGCAATGACACCGGTCGTTTCGCATTTAATGGCCTTCGGCCTGGAAAATACCAGGTAATCACGTCGTATTTAGGTTTCAAAAGCGATACCCAAAGTGTTGTCATTAAAAGGGATACCCAGGTTTTTATTTGCCTGCAAAGTGAAAGTAAACAATTAGGCGAGGTAAAGATCAAAGCGCCTATAACGCCAATGCGGATAAACGGGGATACTGTAAACTACAATGCACTGGCATTCCCGACGAAGCCTTACGCCACGGTTGAAGATCTGCTTAAAATATTGCCCGGTGTTGAAGTGGATAATGACGGGAATGTTACAGTTAATGGGCAGCGGGTAGAAAAGATTATGATTGGCGGCAGGGCGTTTTATATTGACGACCTGCGCAAAGGGACGCAGTCGTTGCCGGCGGATATTATAGCCCACGTCCAGGTGTTTGATAGCCAGAGTGATATAGCCAGGTTAACCGGGGTAAAAGATCTTAACCATACAAAAACGATCAACCTGGAACTGAAAGACGACAAAAAGAACGGATTCGCAGGTAAAGTTTATGGCGGCGCCGGGAATGATGGCGGCTATGCCGCCGGTGGTGACATTAACGGCATAAGCCCGTCCAGGTTGCTTTTTCTGGGAGCATCAGCTAATAATATCAATAACCAGTTTAACGGAACTGAAAATAATTTAAGGGGTGGCATTGCTGGCAAACAACAGTCGGCAGATCTTAACTTTAATTTCAGAGATGACTTTAATAAAAAGCTTACCCTGCAATTAACTGGTATGTATTCTGATGATCAAATCAACCAGTTGAATAGCTCAGATCAGCAGAATTTCTTAACAGATTCTTCGCAGTTGCAACAGCAGATTAATCAAACGAAAAGTAACCGGGCCATGCTCAATATCGGGATGAACCTTACCTATAAACCCAATGAGCATAATTACATCGTTTATAATTTTTACTACTTACCCACCAGGAGTTCGCAAAATAGCCAGAATTCCTCCGGGGTCACAACGCAAAAAGCGGATACTGCCTATACGGCAAGCCGCGGTAATAACGGCAATAGCAGTGTTTATAATGGGTATAGTGTTAATAATTCATTGATGATAATACATCAATTTTCGAAGACGGGCGGGTCGCTTACCCTGTCTTTTAACCAATCATCAGGTGTAAATAACCAGCAAACCCATATTGATAACCTGATTTATACGTTTAACCCGGCTATGACGGAAGTGACCGACCAAAAGCAATTTGACCCCGTCCGCAATGAAAATTATAATGCCTTAATACAATACTCGAAACCTTTGAGCAAGACCACTGGTTTCAATATTAACTATAACTGGAACGATGACGTCAATATGTCCAATCAGCGGGCTTATGGCTATAATCCTCAAAATGGTCTTTATGATATACCGGATACATTAACCACGAATAATTTTATGAATAAGACAAGCCGGCAGCAGTTAGTGGTGGGATTGGGGGGCGGTTCTTCAAAGTCTGGCTCAGTATTAAACTATACTGTCAGCTTAGCAGCCTTGGAGGCCAGTCAGCAGGATGACAACCTGGCTACCGGGGTGTCCTTGAACCGTACTTATATGAATTGGAACCCTCAGGCAACTTTCGCGTACCAGAATAAAGGCAGAATGTTAAGAATAACGTATTCGGGCCAAAGTAATTCGCCAACCATTCAACAGTTGAAGCCGCTTCCTGATTTAAGCAATCCCTATTTAGTTAATATAGGCAACCCGGCTCTCGGTCAGTCTTTCGATCATAATGTCAATGGCGAATATTTATTTGTAAACGCGGGCAATGCCACAAATTTTCAATTTGACTGGAACGCCGACCTGACCCAACACGCCATCACCGCATCTACTACTACCTTGCCCGGAGGCATCCGGCAGGTTACCTTTGTTAACATCAATGGGGTTTATCACATCAATGCCGGAGCAAGCTATGGTTTTCCGCTACTTAGCCCGGATAATGGCACCGCGAGTATTAAGGCTAACCTATTATACGGGCATGACAAGAGTATTTTGAATGGCGATGCGAACACTACGCAGCAGACTGGCGTCAACGGAGAGTTTAAAATAAACTACCACGCCGGGAAATGGCTGTTTATCGAAAGCGAGGCCTCTTTGAACTACACTGGCAATCATTATTCACTGCCAAATGTGGCTGCCAGTAAAACTTTACAGCAAAATTACGGCCTTGACATTAATGGTACATTGCCGTGGACGATAATGACCGGTTTGAAATTAAGCAGGCAATTTGACCACACCAAAGGCTTGCCTGATCAACAAAATAACCTGCTGACTGCATTTATTTCGAAAGGAATATTCAGGGGCGGTGCCGGACAACTGCGCTTATCAGGCCTTAACCTGCTTAATGCCAAGGCGGCGATCAATGAAGCTATCGGCTCTAATTATATCCTGATTTCCAGGACCAACATCCCTCAGCGGTTGCTATTGCTCAGCCTGGTTTATAATTTTAGTGAATTCTTTAAAGGCAAAGCATAG
- a CDS encoding RNA polymerase sigma-70 factor, producing MLNYNLYTDDELASLLKEDDQAAFTEIYKRYWKKMLLIAWNHSNDKDASKDIVHEIFISLWERRHQVEVLNLAAFLVTSVKFSIFKYYQRENRRAELARQNYEFNELTSDEEKLDALFLQEYINGIVEEMPEKCRLVFRYSREMGMKNNEIASKINITEKGVEANLTRALKIIRSELKNYGWMILIILQIVYFLL from the coding sequence ATGTTGAATTACAACTTATATACCGACGATGAACTTGCATCTTTGCTAAAGGAGGATGATCAGGCAGCTTTTACCGAAATTTATAAGAGGTACTGGAAGAAGATGCTTTTAATAGCATGGAACCATAGCAATGATAAAGACGCATCAAAGGATATTGTTCATGAGATTTTTATTTCCTTGTGGGAACGGCGTCATCAGGTAGAAGTATTAAATCTTGCAGCTTTTTTAGTCACGTCGGTTAAATTCAGCATTTTTAAATACTACCAGCGCGAAAATCGCCGGGCGGAGCTTGCACGGCAGAATTACGAATTTAATGAGTTAACCAGCGATGAAGAGAAACTTGATGCCCTTTTCCTCCAGGAATATATTAACGGCATAGTAGAGGAAATGCCGGAGAAATGCCGGTTGGTTTTCCGTTATAGCCGCGAAATGGGAATGAAAAACAATGAGATTGCCAGCAAGATAAACATTACAGAAAAAGGCGTAGAGGCCAACCTCACAAGGGCCTTGAAAATTATCCGCTCCGAGCTTAAAAACTATGGCTGGATGATACTGATAATTCTTCAAATAGTTTATTTTCTTCTTTAA
- a CDS encoding sigma-70 family RNA polymerase sigma factor: protein MRNLQITQAITNRENKSVEFYFTEISKEELITAQEEVVLAQKIRNGDTAALEKLVKSNLRFVVSVAKKYQYQGLPLSDLINEGNLGLIKAAHRFDETRGFKFISFAVWWIRQSIVFAIAENARMIRLPLNKVGDITKVNKAISRIEQETLREPTIEQIAGYLGVKADKVRDALYYAPWTSSIDATFCEEDEYSLLDKLPLETDAADHVLVAESVQYEIDRLLCGLTSREREIIEMTYGMKGGFAMSPIDISKNIGMCAERIRQIRNAALDKLRNNATVSAR from the coding sequence ATGAGAAACCTTCAAATTACGCAGGCAATTACCAACCGGGAAAATAAATCTGTTGAATTTTATTTTACTGAGATTAGCAAGGAAGAATTAATAACAGCACAGGAAGAGGTTGTACTGGCACAAAAAATACGGAATGGTGACACGGCGGCGCTGGAAAAGCTGGTTAAAAGCAACCTTCGTTTCGTGGTTTCTGTTGCTAAAAAATACCAATATCAGGGATTGCCTCTTAGCGACCTGATCAATGAAGGTAATCTCGGCCTGATAAAAGCTGCCCATCGTTTTGACGAAACCAGAGGGTTCAAATTTATTTCTTTCGCCGTCTGGTGGATCAGGCAAAGTATTGTATTTGCTATTGCTGAAAATGCGCGTATGATCCGCTTGCCGTTGAATAAAGTTGGGGATATTACAAAAGTTAACAAAGCGATATCGAGGATCGAACAGGAAACACTAAGGGAACCTACCATTGAACAAATCGCCGGCTACCTCGGTGTGAAAGCCGACAAAGTCAGGGATGCGCTGTATTATGCGCCCTGGACGAGCTCAATTGACGCCACTTTTTGCGAGGAAGATGAATATTCGCTTTTGGATAAGCTACCCCTCGAAACAGATGCAGCAGATCACGTGCTTGTAGCGGAATCTGTTCAATATGAAATTGACCGTTTGCTTTGTGGACTAACGTCTAGAGAACGGGAAATTATTGAAATGACCTACGGTATGAAAGGCGGATTCGCCATGTCACCCATAGATATTTCAAAGAACATTGGGATGTGCGCCGAACGAATCCGCCAGATTAGGAACGCCGCCCTTGACAAACTTCGTAACAACGCAACTGTTTCAGCAAGATAA
- the serC gene encoding 3-phosphoserine/phosphohydroxythreonine transaminase — translation MKNLHKHNFGAGPCILPEEVLDNAAEAVKNWRPTGLSILEISHRSAAFEEVVKETEKLVRDLLQVPHNYSILFLQGGASLQFCMVAFNFLHNSGKDAVYLDAGYFGQKAIKEALFFGPVNVAASSRGAGYTHIPKEYSISADAAYFHCTSNNTIEGTEMFRFPETEVPVICDMSSDIFSRPIDISQFDLIYAGAQKNTGPAGMTLVIAKNDLLDSVKHPLPSMLDYRVYRDNGSMYNTPPVFAIYAAMLNLQWLKNKGGLKTISLENRAKAQLLYDEIDLNPLFYGAAERYDRSLMNVTFRMHDPGREADFLAFAEQNGMVGIKGYRTVGGFRASLYNALPYESVRELVNCMKVYAEKYHRPAILV, via the coding sequence ATGAAGAATTTGCATAAACACAATTTTGGAGCGGGCCCCTGTATCCTGCCGGAGGAGGTATTGGACAATGCCGCTGAGGCCGTAAAAAACTGGAGGCCTACGGGGCTGTCTATCCTTGAGATTTCCCATCGGTCGGCGGCATTTGAGGAAGTGGTAAAGGAAACGGAAAAGCTTGTGCGGGACTTGTTGCAGGTTCCGCATAATTATAGTATCCTTTTTTTACAGGGGGGCGCGAGCCTGCAGTTTTGCATGGTTGCGTTTAATTTTTTACACAACAGCGGCAAAGATGCTGTTTACCTGGATGCAGGATATTTTGGGCAGAAAGCAATCAAAGAAGCGCTGTTCTTTGGCCCTGTTAACGTGGCGGCATCTTCAAGGGGAGCCGGTTATACCCATATTCCAAAAGAATACAGTATTTCTGCTGATGCGGCCTATTTTCATTGTACGAGCAACAATACGATTGAGGGAACGGAAATGTTCAGGTTCCCTGAAACAGAAGTACCGGTAATCTGTGATATGTCGTCGGATATTTTCAGCAGGCCGATTGATATCAGCCAGTTCGATTTGATTTATGCGGGTGCCCAGAAAAACACCGGACCTGCGGGAATGACACTGGTTATAGCAAAAAACGATCTCCTTGACTCCGTAAAACATCCACTGCCTTCTATGCTGGATTATCGTGTTTACCGGGATAACGGTTCGATGTATAATACACCGCCGGTGTTTGCCATTTATGCAGCGATGCTCAATTTGCAATGGTTGAAAAACAAGGGCGGGTTAAAAACGATATCGCTGGAAAACAGAGCTAAAGCACAATTGCTTTACGATGAAATTGACCTCAATCCGCTGTTTTACGGAGCAGCCGAACGCTATGACCGTTCGCTGATGAATGTCACCTTCCGGATGCACGATCCCGGCAGGGAAGCGGATTTCCTTGCTTTCGCCGAACAAAATGGTATGGTTGGTATAAAGGGGTATCGTACAGTAGGCGGTTTTCGCGCATCGCTCTATAACGCACTGCCTTATGAAAGCGTGAGGGAACTGGTGAATTGTATGAAAGTTTATGCGGAAAAATACCATCGGCCGGCAATCCTGGTTTAA
- a CDS encoding Crp/Fnr family transcriptional regulator — protein sequence MLNAADINFYLSVFRWLDLKDMMDLARLAHTKELKAGEIYIQPGSTSQKLAYIKTGLIRTYSLKENGDEVTLMLRWENQFVASFDSVILAKPSRFIYQALEATTLVEVDYHKAKHIIGQSPELSAASHTFLLHMLGDAMDRLEGFVLLSPEERYLKLVHEKPDINNRVPDKYLATLLGIAPGSLSRIRKRIALQHKR from the coding sequence ATGCTCAATGCAGCGGATATCAATTTCTATTTGTCTGTTTTTAGGTGGCTTGACCTTAAAGATATGATGGACCTGGCCAGGCTGGCCCATACCAAAGAACTTAAAGCAGGCGAGATTTATATTCAACCAGGTTCCACATCACAAAAACTGGCTTATATCAAAACCGGTCTTATCCGGACCTATAGCCTGAAGGAAAACGGCGATGAGGTGACGCTGATGTTACGCTGGGAAAACCAGTTTGTGGCCTCATTCGACAGTGTTATTCTGGCAAAACCATCGCGTTTTATTTACCAGGCGCTGGAGGCTACCACGCTGGTGGAAGTGGATTACCATAAGGCAAAACACATTATCGGTCAAAGCCCTGAGCTATCGGCTGCCAGCCATACATTTCTGCTGCATATGCTGGGCGACGCCATGGACAGGTTAGAAGGCTTTGTTTTGCTATCGCCCGAAGAGCGGTATTTAAAGCTGGTTCACGAAAAGCCGGATATCAACAACCGGGTACCAGATAAATACCTGGCCACCCTGTTAGGAATTGCTCCGGGTTCGCTCAGCCGCATTCGTAAAAGAATTGCGTTGCAACATAAGCGTTAA
- a CDS encoding sterol desaturase family protein: protein MQQSSEIFFRILGISTLRYFILAGIPFIVYYHLITKRKHAAKIQYRHASRGDFAREILHSMQTTIVFTAILYLVVYTPLKKFTLFYDGITDYPLWWLLAGPVLALLIHDTYFYWMHRLLHHRRLFRFAHLLHHKSTNPSPWTSYSFHFIEACTEGAVFLLIVVVVPMHLVSVTIFVITAFVINVYGHLGYEIAPLWLRNTFVFEIVNTSVYHNMHHSKFKGNYGLYFRLWDRLMGTEHPDYVKEYDAIQQRRLNNDPANE, encoded by the coding sequence ATGCAGCAATCATCCGAAATATTTTTCCGCATTTTAGGAATCTCAACGCTCAGGTATTTTATCTTAGCCGGGATCCCTTTCATCGTATATTACCATTTAATCACTAAAAGAAAACACGCGGCGAAGATCCAGTACAGGCATGCTTCCCGGGGGGATTTTGCCAGGGAGATACTGCATTCGATGCAAACAACAATTGTTTTTACAGCAATTCTTTATCTTGTTGTCTATACACCGCTGAAGAAATTCACCCTTTTTTACGACGGTATTACAGACTATCCGTTATGGTGGTTGCTGGCGGGGCCAGTGCTGGCACTCCTGATACATGATACTTATTTTTACTGGATGCACAGGCTGCTCCATCACCGCAGGTTGTTTCGCTTTGCCCATTTGCTGCACCACAAGTCCACTAATCCATCACCATGGACATCTTATTCGTTCCACTTTATTGAAGCTTGTACCGAAGGAGCTGTTTTTCTGCTCATAGTGGTGGTCGTACCAATGCACCTTGTCAGTGTCACGATATTTGTCATCACAGCTTTCGTGATCAATGTTTATGGACATTTGGGTTACGAGATTGCCCCGCTATGGTTAAGGAATACTTTTGTTTTTGAAATTGTGAATACATCCGTATACCATAACATGCACCACAGTAAGTTCAAAGGAAACTACGGCTTGTATTTCAGGTTATGGGACAGGCTGATGGGAACCGAACACCCGGACTATGTAAAGGAATATGATGCCATTCAGCAAAGAAGACTAAATAATGACCCTGCTAATGAATAA
- a CDS encoding Lrp/AsnC family transcriptional regulator yields MKKKLDKFDIGILNALQNDCRTSCRKIGTQIGLSETPVQLRIQHMVEDGYIKRFTAILDAKKVGYGLIGYVQAKLGEHTEECLTSFMSEAIKLGEVKECYHMSGAYDFLLRVAINDMAEYSSILMKKLARLPGKPHFETFFVMSEGKCETRFDVR; encoded by the coding sequence ATGAAAAAGAAACTTGACAAATTTGATATCGGCATCCTCAATGCCTTGCAAAATGATTGCCGTACATCCTGCAGAAAAATAGGCACGCAAATAGGTCTGTCCGAAACGCCTGTACAACTGCGTATACAGCATATGGTTGAAGATGGTTACATCAAACGGTTTACAGCTATCCTCGATGCAAAAAAAGTTGGATACGGCCTCATCGGCTATGTGCAGGCCAAGCTTGGAGAGCACACGGAGGAATGTTTAACTAGTTTCATGTCCGAGGCAATTAAACTTGGCGAAGTAAAAGAATGCTACCACATGTCAGGCGCCTATGACTTCCTGTTGCGCGTTGCCATTAATGACATGGCTGAATACAGCAGCATATTAATGAAAAAACTTGCCAGGCTGCCTGGCAAACCCCATTTTGAAACCTTTTTTGTCATGTCGGAAGGAAAATGCGAAACCAGATTTGATGTCAGGTAA
- a CDS encoding NAD-dependent epimerase/dehydratase family protein, which produces MEKKEISLVIGSNGQIGKVLTPELRKRYGEEAVLAADLAACNPEYLKSGPYFQLDVMEKLAIVDLVTRNKITTIYHLGEIPFAGGERSVGNTLNFNISGLVNVLDVAKIFSLKVFWPSSVDVFGPTSPKQSCPQHTIIEPATLYGITKVAGEHLCNYYYEQYGVDVRSLRFPGLISHTGKQGGRTTDYAIEMYYHALKNETYNCFLKKETTLPMMYMPDAIRAILELMDAMPEQVKIRTAYNVSAMSFSPDNLIAAITGYLPGFTVKFTPDYRQRLADRWPASIDHKEAVNDWGWQPKYDLKAMTEDVLYIIGQKNTYNK; this is translated from the coding sequence ATGGAAAAAAAAGAAATCAGCCTCGTGATTGGCTCCAACGGACAAATCGGAAAAGTACTGACTCCGGAATTGCGAAAAAGATATGGGGAAGAGGCCGTTCTTGCTGCTGATTTAGCAGCGTGCAATCCTGAATATTTAAAATCCGGGCCTTACTTTCAGTTGGATGTCATGGAAAAACTGGCCATTGTGGATTTAGTGACCCGCAACAAAATAACCACCATATACCATCTGGGAGAAATTCCCTTTGCCGGTGGTGAACGGAGTGTTGGAAATACCCTGAATTTTAATATATCCGGATTGGTAAATGTTTTGGATGTAGCGAAAATATTTAGTTTGAAGGTGTTTTGGCCAAGCAGCGTTGATGTATTTGGGCCAACCTCGCCAAAACAATCCTGCCCGCAGCATACTATTATCGAGCCAGCCACTTTATATGGAATTACTAAGGTTGCCGGAGAGCATCTTTGTAACTATTATTACGAGCAATACGGCGTAGATGTAAGAAGCCTTCGCTTTCCGGGGTTGATAAGCCACACTGGAAAGCAGGGCGGCAGAACAACTGATTATGCAATAGAAATGTATTACCATGCCTTAAAAAACGAGACATATAACTGTTTCCTAAAAAAGGAAACAACGTTGCCAATGATGTATATGCCTGATGCAATCCGGGCCATTTTGGAATTGATGGATGCAATGCCGGAGCAAGTAAAAATCAGAACAGCTTATAATGTTTCGGCTATGAGTTTTAGCCCTGACAATCTGATAGCAGCTATCACCGGCTATCTGCCCGGTTTTACTGTCAAATTTACACCCGATTACCGGCAAAGGCTCGCTGATAGGTGGCCGGCCAGCATAGATCACAAAGAGGCAGTTAACGATTGGGGCTGGCAGCCAAAATATGATCTGAAAGCAATGACCGAGGATGTGTTGTATATTATTGGCCAAAAAAATACTTATAATAAGTAA
- a CDS encoding NAD-dependent epimerase/dehydratase family protein, giving the protein MKKDKILVIGACGQIGTELVAALRYQHGNDKVIAADKATEADMVLDVLEHQALETAVKENSVTQIYLLAAMLSANGEQNADGAWKLNVQSLLSVLKIAREQKLDKVFWPSSIAVFGPGAPKYHCPQHTRIEPNTVYGISKRAGEYWCNYYFEKHGVDVRSIRFPGLISYTAPPGGGTTDYAVDIFHKALEKQRYTCFLTEDNCLPMLYMPDAIRATLQLMATPAEQLTIRTSYNIAGMSFAPCDLAAAIKKHIPEFKISYEPDYRNAIANSWPASIRDDQARKDWGWEPQYDMAGMAKDMLEQLRRIKKTVQSTVIAAPVNFPDFVG; this is encoded by the coding sequence ATGAAAAAAGACAAAATACTGGTCATCGGCGCCTGCGGACAGATTGGCACCGAGTTGGTTGCCGCTCTTAGATACCAACATGGAAATGATAAAGTCATAGCAGCTGACAAGGCTACGGAGGCAGATATGGTACTTGATGTTTTAGAACATCAGGCACTCGAAACCGCCGTGAAAGAAAACAGTGTAACACAAATTTACCTGCTTGCGGCAATGCTATCTGCAAACGGTGAACAGAACGCAGACGGCGCCTGGAAATTGAATGTACAAAGCTTACTGTCCGTCTTAAAAATCGCCAGGGAACAAAAGCTTGATAAGGTGTTTTGGCCAAGCAGTATCGCCGTATTCGGCCCCGGGGCGCCAAAATACCATTGCCCCCAACACACACGAATTGAACCCAACACGGTTTATGGTATCAGCAAACGCGCGGGAGAATACTGGTGCAATTATTATTTTGAGAAGCATGGCGTCGATGTCCGGAGCATTCGCTTTCCGGGCCTGATCTCCTATACTGCTCCACCGGGTGGCGGGACAACGGACTACGCTGTGGATATATTCCATAAAGCGCTTGAAAAGCAGCGTTATACTTGTTTTTTGACAGAAGATAACTGCCTTCCAATGCTGTATATGCCCGATGCGATAAGGGCAACCCTGCAATTGATGGCAACACCGGCTGAGCAACTTACGATCAGGACCTCGTACAATATTGCCGGAATGAGTTTCGCACCGTGTGACCTGGCCGCAGCGATAAAAAAGCATATTCCTGAATTCAAGATCAGCTATGAACCCGATTACAGGAACGCCATTGCAAACAGCTGGCCGGCAAGTATCAGGGATGACCAGGCGAGAAAAGACTGGGGTTGGGAACCGCAATATGACATGGCAGGGATGGCAAAAGATATGCTGGAACAATTAAGAAGGATAAAAAAGACGGTCCAGTCGACGGTTATTGCTGCGCCGGTAAACTTCCCGGATTTTGTCGGCTGA
- a CDS encoding GH36 C-terminal domain-containing protein produces the protein MKSRLKGLDPLKRYKLTEVNLYPGKSCGVSLQSVYSADFLMKVGFNPEVDTDHTSVVITLHALE, from the coding sequence ATAAAAAGTCGGCTCAAAGGACTCGACCCTCTAAAGCGATACAAGTTAACAGAGGTTAATCTTTATCCCGGAAAATCGTGCGGTGTCAGTTTGCAAAGTGTCTATTCAGCCGATTTTTTGATGAAAGTTGGCTTTAATCCAGAAGTTGACACCGATCATACCAGTGTTGTTATTACCCTTCATGCCCTTGAGTAA